Proteins found in one Aethina tumida isolate Nest 87 chromosome 1, icAetTumi1.1, whole genome shotgun sequence genomic segment:
- the LOC126265421 gene encoding uncharacterized protein LOC126265421 produces the protein MLARVQQIRSPADLVVTFQWFVTYSIVQTQPKKTQTMKNKRRVVLMKNYEYYSQKTVESIKTMVPPLPSELSVPSLPRRSAIRRCFRVYGPFTLYYGYPACTEDDDLKILRLRVDPVIRIRPEVKLNLKWKEEHLQL, from the exons ATGTTGGCTCGGGTGCAACAAATAAGATCCCCTGCTGATTTAGTCGTCACTTTTCAGTGGTTCGTAACTTATTCTATTGTACAAACACAG CCCAAGAAGACACAGACGATGAAGAACAAAAGGAGGGTGGTGCTGATGAAAAACTACGAATATTATTCGCAAAAAACGGTGgaatcaataaaaacaatggtGCCGCCGCTTCCGTCCGAACTGTCAGTTCCGTCATTACCGAGACGCTCCGCGATCCGACGCTGTTTCAGAGTGTACGGCCCGTTCACCCTGTATTACGGCTATCCCGCCTGCACGGAGGACGACGACCTGAAAATTTTACGTCTCAGAGTCGATCCCGTAATCAGGATCCGGCCGGAAGTTAAACTCAATTTGAAATGGAAGGAAGAACATTTGCAATTGTAA
- the LOC126264171 gene encoding 2-oxoadipate dehydrogenase complex component E1-like — MAPGTTFKPVIGEKQFETSVITKILLTAGKHYYSLAEKRKAMGIKDTAILRVESFCPLSTLELRHELSKYSNVNNEHNLVSRRAKK; from the exons ATGGCTCCAGGGACCACTTTTAAACCAGTAATAG GCGAGAAGCAATTCGAAACATCAGTCATCACAAAAATCCTCCTAACCGCCGGAAAGCATTATTATTCCCTTGCAGAAAAACGAAAAGCCATGGGAATAAAGGACACCGCGATCTTGAGGGTGGAATCTTTTTGCCCGTTGTCAACATTGGAACTTCGTCACGAGCTTTCCAAATATTCGAACGTCAACAATGA gcATAATCTGGTGTCAAGAAGAGCCAAAAAATAG
- the LOC109599367 gene encoding uncharacterized protein LOC109599367 produces the protein MGNLVYGIKATSKVTPQPMPEVKQYFYEQDVITYNHTLKINELEEEVKFLKNQNLFLEHVLKENGIEVVPGTKAEFNDPAFRNEEYRLLLHEYSILEQRMAAVIIENICLKKKIMEQRQQDENCKEVIQE, from the exons ATGGGAAATTTAGTGTATGGCATAAAGGCTACTTCAAAG GTAACGCCGCAGCCAATGCCTGAAGTAAAGCAATACTTTTACGAACAAGACGTCATAACCTACAACCACACACTAAAGATAAACGAGCTGGAGGAGGAGGTGAAGTTcttgaaaaatcaaaatctGTTCCTCGAACATGTGCTGAAAGAGAACGGTATCGAAGTGGTGCCCGGTACTAAAGCCGAATTCAACGACCCTGCATTCCGCAACGAGGAATATCGTCTGTTGTTGCACGAGTACAGTATCCTGGAGCAACGTATGGCTGCAGTcatcattgaaaatatatgtttgaagaaaaaaattatggaacAACGACAGCAGGATGAAAATTGCAAGGAAGTTATACAGGAATGA